The following are encoded together in the Bos indicus isolate NIAB-ARS_2022 breed Sahiwal x Tharparkar chromosome 29, NIAB-ARS_B.indTharparkar_mat_pri_1.0, whole genome shotgun sequence genome:
- the LOC109554674 gene encoding serum amyloid A-3 protein-like: MNLSAGIIFCFLILGVSSQGWGTFLKEAGQGAKDMWRAYQDMKEANYKGADKYFHARGNYDAAQRGPGGAWAAKVISNARETIQGITDPLFKGMTRDQVREDSKADQAANEWGRSGKDPNHFRPAGLPNKY, from the exons ATGAACCTTTCTGCGGGCATCATTTTCTGCTTCCTGATCCTGGGCGTCAGcagccagggatgggggacaTTCCTCAAGGAAGCTGGTCAAG GGGCTAAAGACATGTGGAGAGCTTACCAAGACATGAAAGAAGCCAACTACAAGGGTGCAGACAAATACTTCCATGCCCGCGGAAACTATGACGCTGCCCAAAGGGGACCGGGGGGCGCCTGGGCTGCTAAAGTGATCAG TAACGCCAGAGAGACTATTCAGGGAATCACAGACCCTCTGTTTAAGGGTATGACCAGGGACCAGGTACGGGAGGATTCGAAGGCCGACCAGGCTGCCAACGAATGGGGCCGGAGTGGCAAAGACCCCAACCACTTCAGACCTGCTGGCCTGCCTAACAAGTACTGA